TTGTGTCTGCTTTCCTTAATTTTGTATTCTATTTGCGAAAATCCCCTCAAATGAAGTCCTATATATAATCCTTATAGTTTCATTTTGAACTATTACCTTTTCTATAAGATCCCCTACAATTACTTTTTTTGTATCAAAATCACTATCCTCATAAATTTGACTCCATTGGTTTAATTTTGTTAGTAAGGCTTCTATATCAATCTGTTTATGTTGAATATCGTTAATTTCATCTTGAACTATCAATATTTCCTTATTAACTTTTTTAAGATTGGTCTCAAAACTTTCAATCATATTTACAATTCTATTTTCGTTAAATTTTGATTGTCCCATGAAGAACTTTTCAAGTTCATTTTCAGCATTTCTTAATCCTCTTTCCAAACTCACTTTTTCATTTTCCATTTCAATTAATTTTTGATTATTCAGTACTACTTCTTTCGATTTATAATTTTTAATTGCATCCTGAATGCTTCCAATATTTACGTTTTTGATTGCGAATTTAACCATTTCTGATACTGCATAATCAATTTGTTTTGCACTATAATTTTTTCTGCCGTCATGATTTATATGACCTGGAGAATAACACCTGTATCTATAAGCTTTTACTTTTTCTTGATTGCCATCCGAACCTTTGCGTTTGCTATACGAGAAATCCGTTCTCAATTTGTTTTCACAGTCCCCACAATAAATTATCCCTGACAGAAGAACATTTGAATTTAAAGGGATATCGGTTTTCTTTTCATAACCTCTGTTTGTCGTTAGTTCTTGAACTTTAGTAAACAATTCTTCTGGAATTAGCACCAATTCAGGATTGAATGGTTGGAGTTTCCACTCCTTATAAGAATATTCCTTTCTTTTTTTATTCTTCATATTGATTTTTTCACTCCGCTGATATGGTTTTCGTCCTATAACCACTGGATTTCTGAGTATCCGATATATTGAAGATGTTCTCCATATTTTCCTCTTTCTGTTGGGAAATCCATTTTCATTTAAATATTTTGCTATTCTAGGTGTACCCCAACCTTTATTCCCTGCAAAATTAAATATCATTTTAAGAATTTCAGATTCGTTTTCATCAATAATAATTTTTTTAATGGTGTTGGGTTTGTTTGGATTCCTTTTAATACCAGTATCAACTTTCTTATATCCATATGGTGCATTTCCTGTAGCGTATTCTCCAGCTTCGTGTAATTGAGTGAAAGTATCTTTGACTCGCATTGATGTTTTTCTGGACTCTCCTTCTGCCATCCATAGTCCAATGAATTGTTTTAATGTATCTATATGTTCTGTACCTGATACTCTTTGTTCTTTAGTAGACCATACTTGCACATTATTTTCTTCAAGTTGTCCATAGAAAGGTAAGAATTCTACTTGCCTTCCTAGTCTATCAGTTGAGTACACAAGTAA
This window of the Mesobacillus jeotgali genome carries:
- a CDS encoding recombinase family protein produces the protein MKKVYCLYRVSTEKQGTENEIPMQKSECHKFVRQQGWMITKEFTEKVSGFQVPLQERKELFEILAAAEQRQFDILLVYSTDRLGRQVEFLPFYGQLEENNVQVWSTKEQRVSGTEHIDTLKQFIGLWMAEGESRKTSMRVKDTFTQLHEAGEYATGNAPYGYKKVDTGIKRNPNKPNTIKKIIIDENESEILKMIFNFAGNKGWGTPRIAKYLNENGFPNRKRKIWRTSSIYRILRNPVVIGRKPYQRSEKINMKNKKRKEYSYKEWKLQPFNPELVLIPEELFTKVQELTTNRGYEKKTDIPLNSNVLLSGIIYCGDCENKLRTDFSYSKRKGSDGNQEKVKAYRYRCYSPGHINHDGRKNYSAKQIDYAVSEMVKFAIKNVNIGSIQDAIKNYKSKEVVLNNQKLIEMENEKVSLERGLRNAENELEKFFMGQSKFNENRIVNMIESFETNLKKVNKEILIVQDEINDIQHKQIDIEALLTKLNQWSQIYEDSDFDTKKVIVGDLIEKVIVQNETIRIIYRTSFEGIFANRIQN